The following DNA comes from Rhinatrema bivittatum chromosome 17, aRhiBiv1.1, whole genome shotgun sequence.
TATGTTTCTTCTAATTATGACAGTGTTTTCCCCCActaaattatttgtatttttcactGCAGTATCCTTTTCCTGCATGCTTTATGCAGAGTAGTACCTTGTCAATGATTCTGCCCTTATGAAAATGAGGCAGTGTGGAAACTGAAATGTGGTCAagcattttttacttctttctctTAGTCTGAGCAACAGCATAGCAGGAACATGCTCAATCTGTTTCCTCCTCCCAGTCCCAGATATGGGCGAAGTCAGAACAGAGATTTCATTTAGTCAAAAAGAGATGATGTGCCTCATGCATATTATGTGTAAGTCAGAGTGAACACcattctgaaaaaactcaaagaCGGGGAagattttgtacttttttttttttaagatacacAGGTTCTCTAAGtcgcattttttttaaatataggttgTCCTTATTATTCACCAAGCTTACTGAATGtgttttgagtgtataattttcCAAAGTACCAAAATTAGATGAATCATGCCCTATGCGTGCTATTGTAATAGAGCTAAACTGTAGTCTCAGTAGATGTACTTACCCAGACCTAACACTTATCAGTGGGTAAGAATGCACTAAAGTGAAAATGTGTCTACCACGGGCCCTCTTTATGATAAATAATTTGGGAGTCAATGAGTTTGTTATAAGGAGATCCTGTAATATCAGAATTTGACTAGCACTGCAGAGCATTGATATGTGGATGAAACATGGTGGATGTTTGGCTTaactttgtttgtttttattttcaaataaaacacaataaaaggaaaaaacttcTGGGCTTCTTACTTTGAGTTCACTGATAGAAGAAAGTAATCCAGCTCCATAAACTCGCAGCTTTCCGTCCTGCTTACACAGACCAAACTCAATGGTGAAAAAATAACACTAAATGGgataaaaagaaatagaaaaaaatagatcAGTATTTATGGTGTTACTTTCAGACTAAATAATTTGTGCATAATAAAACGAGTTTTCACAGTAGAATAGGTTTTTAAATATGCATGCACATTCATAGAGCGTAGATTTCCTTCCTCTGACCATGTTGATTATCATTCTTTAGCGCACCTTCTTTCCTGTTCATGAAAAACTGATTTACTTTGTGGGTCTTGGAATATCGTGAAGGTAACATTCACATTTCATGAATGTAGGCATGGCTGCAAGAGCATCGTGTTTTTCTGGCAGCCCGTAGCATTGTCAGTTGGTCACAGAGACAAACTGCAAGAGGAAGGAGGTGTTCGGTAAATGTTCTTTGATTTGGCCATAGACGTAGTGCCACTAAGTGCCACGTGTAAAAGTGGAATGGATTTGTAAAGCAGAAGAAATGGCAAAGCAGAATTAAAGGGCAGGTTCAAATCCATAGAGCTCCCTGCCAAACCCAGAACAGGACCTCACAAGCATGATGAAATCGGAGCActcagtgtgcactaaaaaagCCTCCCTACATTCAGGGGCACAGTTCCATGGCGTGGAGGGGGTTTGACAATCAATCAGACTCATCCTTGAGTTTCACTTTCACCTCCTCATGCGAGCCACACACTAGGAAGCCCTGTTGGACTGGCATGATATCCCACCCCTCCTGCCTGAGGAGATTCCCCTTGTGGTCCAGCTCTGGTCTGCAAATGGACGGGGCAACCATGTTGGAATGACAACTCTGTTCCATTCATCCAGACCAGCACCTTCATCCTATTAATCAGATACATCAATGCTTTTCTGAGCTGCACCATGCTCATTGCAGTAATGACCTTGCCATCTTGACTGAGCATTCctttatattttgaaaatatttacataTTATAGCATCCTAAAACCATACACATAAGTAGACAGCCAAGAAATATCTGATAGAGAGTACTAAGCTCTTGGCTAAAAATTGCTTTTACACATAGAAGTACATACTGTAGCCAGTTTCTGAACAGCTTCATCTGATGCCCCAAGCGATGCCAAACCAATTTCCTGGGAGAACTGAGCAAAACTGGGTTCAGCTAAAAGGGGGACATGTCCCAACAGCTCGTGACATGTGtccctgaaaaagaaaaactgaagtcATTTCAGAAcatattttaaactttaaaacattttttccctgttaggaaagtaaagaaaaaaaaaaaaggattaattaagtattttgaaaaatgattgcTCTCACAGCATCAGAGACAGTGTGAAATCTCTAGAAGTGACAATAAGCCACGCATTGTCTGTGCATACTAAGTATGAGTACTCACGGCTCTGGCGTGTAAAGTGGGTCCGAGCTGTGTCTAACATACTGGGTGCAGTGGAAAACTCTGAATGCCAAGCCTGCCAAGAAATCTCTGGGAGACAGATAGCCAGCAACTGGACGGATAGTGAATCCTGAGCGCTCTGAAACCAATCCAAACAAATCCGCTGTCAGCCCAGTACATAATGCAGCTGCTCTGCTAATTTTCCAACAGGTTGCATGTCTTCTGACTCATACTGGATGCCACGTGTTGATGGAATGTGCTTTAACTCCTATCTCCACGTCACTGGTTCATTCAAGACACACCACCATTTCACTAGTTTATCATCACACTATTTTCAAAACTCTATCCATTTTCTCTTAGCATAAATTACCTCTCACTTTCCTCAAGCCTGAAGATTGAATGATGAACCAATTAATAATGAGCATTGATCTTTAATATGCATTTAAATATCACATGGAAACATATTTTTTAGTAGGAATTTCCCAACATTAtcatataatttttattgtattattacaTGAATAATGGAAAAATATTGGTACAATGACCCATCTTTTCTCAGTACAGACCCCAGAATGCAATGACTGGCATGCAATTTAGGATTCTAATTTATTGGCAGCTTGCAGTGCTATTAGTAATCACAGTAAAATTCATCAATTTAAAATAAGCATTCAAATTAAGGTTAATACAATATTGAAGCTGACTGAAATAGATTCAAAAATAAGAATTACAGGGGTTGTGCTctacatttacctgttctttgTTCAAGTTTCTTGTTTTGATGCCTcacaaaaggaaggggaaagtgagAGTTTACTCTTTTGTACCCTCTATTCCCCAGGATCAATGGACCATCCTGGAGTACGCTATTTCAATCACCGAGTCGCGGGCATTGAGCCCCATTGACGAGGCAGAAGGAGGAGCTCTGTTCTCGCTTGGGGAAGTGTCTCTCAGCCCACCCGGCGTATGATCTCCACTGCCTGTGCTGACCCTGATGAATGCCAACATTGCTGGGATGCGTATTGATGATATCAGTCCCGCGCCCCGTGAAGAGGGAGCAGTCAGCTACTCGCTGGGAGTTGGGGTGAGCCCCACGCCATTCAGCAAACTCAAAatctaacagaagaaaacagCATTTCCCCTTTGAACTCTGTCCCTTCAAGGGTTGAGGCTACTTCAGTAGGTGAGCAGCCTTTTTCTGGGGTTCCCCTTTTGTTAACTCGACCAGCCATGGTTACCCTAGACTCACTCTGGAACTTAATAGCAGGACTATGCCAAACCTTTAGAGTTCATTCTCAAAAGGTTGAGACAGTTTCTTTGAAGTTGGATAAGGTTGCCTTAGATCACCAGAACACCTTACAGGAGCACTCAGCAACTTTACAATCTTTGGAGAGTGCTGTGGAAGGCATAAAGACAGAAAATGCTACCTTAATTCATGAGCGTCATTCCCTTTCTAGGAGGATGGAAAACTTGGCTAAATGTTTGAATTGAGATTCTTAAATTTCCCCAAAGAGATGGGTGAATTTCCTCGAGTAACACTTAGGCATTATTTTCTTCAAGTCCTAAAGATTCCTGCAGAGAAGATACCTCCTGTTGACAAAATGGTTTTTCTACCCTTCAAGTCTGTTACTAATTTAGAAGCTCCACCTCAATTGAATGTTGACTCTATGAATGTAACTTCCTACTTGGAGAATTCCAATATCGAAGTTATTGAAACtctacattttgctttctttttactATGAGCGAAATGTTTCTTTGGTGATGAAGTtctactttttgaatgctgatgtttcttttttaGGAGGCTTGGTCAGAATTTATCTTGACCTAGCTAAGATAATGCAAGACCATTGTAAGGGGTTTCTTTCCATGTGTTGTCAGGTTTTAGCTTTAACAGCTTCTTTTCTTTTAAGGTATCCTTCCAAATGTGCTGTAAAGCTGGGTGCTAAtacttttatttcctttgaaCCCAACAAGTTGAAGGAATTTTTGTGTTCTAGAAGGAGTAGCCCCAATATTAACCCAGAGTCTTTATAGGGATATGTATTTTCGGCTTATTGATGTTGGTAATTATATTCACGCTGTCTATTGCCTTTAAAtgagtttcttttttcttttttttttctcctctattTCTGATCCCCCCCCATTGGTGTTTATCAGTGGGAGAGAATAGATTTTTAATACATattacttttatattttatttgcttgtttCTTTTGTCTTCTCTCAATGTTTCTGTGCAAGGTATGTCCTTTGTATAAttaaaatattcaataaatataaagtaaaaaaaataagaattgcAGTTTATATTGTCTTGTTTATTATATTGTTTCTAttattagtttagtttattaaaaatgtatatacctcATACATCATCAATATTTTGGGGCCACCATCTTGACGTTTCCTCACCAGTAAAACTTTAAACTACAAGAAGATAATACATACCCAATTACATGTTTACCATAAAATTTATCAGGATTTtacctttcaggaaacgtgacacaTCTTCCAGTTGGGGGATGTTGTCTTCCCGGTAGCCACAGTGTTTGGAAAGTAAAGGTAAGTTTTTCAGGTACTCTCTGCAGGCATGGGTTGGATAGAGCTTGTTAAGTTCTCGGAACACAGTCCCCCAGGTTTTAATTTCCTCCTCTGTAAATTCAATTCGTGGAATGGGATCACCACTAAATATGAAGACAAGATATGGACATATTAACCAATGggttttatacatatttttttaaatcctttctgTACTTATCACAAAACATGTAATAGAAATATTAAATCAATAAAAGCATGAATGTTTAACCAAAGACTAGACTATTTTCATGCAGTAAGGTAATACAATTCATGCACATATAGAAGGTAATTTTATACTTGTACACATAGGACTAAAGTCTCCAAATAAAAAGTACTCATAGACTTcatggtaaattttcaaagcagacttatgtgcgtAATGATTCTAATGATTAGTCAATGATTAGTCAATCAATGATTAGTCAATGATTAGAATCAATGATTCTAATCATTGACTAGGTGAAAGAGTGCATTAGTAAATCACATAAATACAACGATGAGCTCCTTCAAAGCGCACTCTGTAGTTAATGAACTTAAGATGCAATTGAAAATGTTTCAAGACTGGATGTTTTCATTTCAATCTGAAGTCAAATGtatgaaatataataaatatttgagAGTTGAAACAGACTGTAGAAAAAGGGTATATATTGTAATACTAAAGCCCCTATCTACCAGTGATCTCTTTTAATAAATTCCATCATATCATTGGCATCAAGAGGCAGACATGGCCATGAGAGAGGTCGAGGGAAGTCTGTTCCTCCAGATAGGTCGGAGGCCAGCATGAGTAACGCAATGATGATCAGAGGCATAGGACCATGAGGATCCTATGCCTCTTTTGCAGTTTTGATggaactgcaacatcgctctctgctttgatggtggtgggagggaggagggtgaaagtggaattggattcagacgacaaccatcACAGGCcacgacttttatggtctgaacTATTGATAcacagatataagggaaaaagcacaggactgcttctttggccaagtccataatcaaagcacatcaagcacactgtctgaattttcaagaaggctcaacacacaataaaaatgttgctagcagtgaatttttatgggttattatAAGGCTTAGGGATAAGTGCATGGGGTGCAAGTTGCTACAAACATGGGGCAACTTGCATGGcatagcagatactaccataagaattttgctgggcagactggatggaccatttggtccttttctgccattatttctatgttatgACTAGGAAACCCGTGGTTAAGATCAAACGAGATTTTCTAAGAGGGGGAAAAACGCTAGAGATTCAGGAAAGGGTAGGAAACCAAAAAAGCTGCAGCCTGCTCCCATCTCCACTGCTGATATGGTGCAGAGGAAGGCGGCAGACTCAGTGGAGGCTGGCAGCAGCACTGGGAGAGGACTAGGAAGGCATCCGTCAAAACCAGCACAGCACTTCCTATTTCATTCTGATCAGTGTCTGCAACAGACCTTTGAAGAGCTTACTGATGAATCATGAGGGATTAGAAGAATGGGATATTGGAAGTCTGGTAGCTGAAAAGGGTTTGGAGAAACTAGTTACTAGCATGATATCCAGTGAGTACAAGTAGATGGCATAGCTGTAGAGGCAGTAAGTGATACTTTTGGATCAAAGGGCACCTCCCAAGAACAACAAGTAGTTAAGAGGTTGAGAAATGTCCTTGGCTTTTGACCTCTGGGTCATCCCTCAACCCCAGCCCCAGAAGGAGAACCAAAGGATCCAGAGAGGGGATCCTGTAAGACGTCACATGTGTGGAGGCACTAATCTGTATTTTGCAGAATGCATTGACTGCCAGAAGGTCATCAGGTCATCTTGACTCTGGACAGAGGGAAGGACAGAATTAACCACCACATTAGCACTTTTTTAGTCTACGGTAAAAaacaccaaaaattaaaaattagaagAGCAATCTTAAATAAAGTGACAGAACATAATAGTCTGCTTTCCAGTCAGATCTGCATTAAGATCGTTCCAGTTTACAAAATGTGCCTAAGCGGGATATTCTTCAGAGAAACAAAAAACTATTAACTGATGGGGTGCTTTTTCAATATAAATTAACAGACATTTTTGACAATTAACTAATTAAAGGGCCTATGCACTAAAAATTGTCATCCATTTTGTTATTGGACTAACGGAAAACATGTGTGACCAACTTTGGAGAGCTATGCTTCCTTCttaggtcagtgaagaaacagcaaggcTAAACAGGGTTTTAATAGAACTCACTCCAAAATGCTTTGCATATTGGGTCTTAAACTTACGGAGGAAGAAGGCTTGTGAAAACAGCACATCAATCTCATAAAATTCAAATGTATTATTGGAGAAAAAATGTAACTTACTATTTGTAGCTCATGGCTAAATCTGCAAAATACTTTCGCCTCTTCCGATAGACATTGTCTTTGAAACCCTGTTGGATGATAAAGTTCATATTTAGATCAACACAAAAATCCTTATGAGCTCTAGTATTTTCTGTGCAATTGACCCAGTTGTGAGCAGTCACACAACCTGCCAAACATTTTGAAGCTCGAATAAACCAGTTTAAATGATCATGCCAATGTGTGCAGAGAAATGAGGGGGTCCTGGGGCATACCCACATGCACTTTCTGATTCAGTTCAGATGTTTGTCATTTCTATCAAATGTGAGCAAAGTAAGCAATGAACAGTTTTCCTACCATTCCaaagccagcaaaaaaaaaaagtttgaaaaaaacctCAAGATATTTATAAAACTACCCTTTCAGGTTAAAAAAGAAGACTAAAATCTTCAAAAGCAACTCTATAATATTTTCAAGAGATTGAAAATGACCAAAAAAAGTTCAAAAGTACACATTTTAAAAACGACATATAACTATATGTTATGCGGTTGTGAAAAATTtacaagggtaattttcaatagtttgCATAAGTCTGCATCTAAAGATACAGCAGCatcttataaactgtgcagcaggagcTTATAAAATATTGCATCTCTCTGCCCCAAAACTGTGCCGCCTGCGTCAGTACGCATAcctatttgtaatgcaggaaaccGCATGCTTTCGctgcccattttataaaattccagGCATAGATTTTGCTTGGGTAATAATTGTAACATGTGTTCATAATCACCAGTTTGCAGAcacctccatcagttcacccagactctcCAGCACCTGATCCCCCCCCACCACTTAATCCAGACCTCATAACCAAGAAGGCAAGTGCAATTTCACTTCCGTgacttaattagcaggtataaaagcacAACAACAACTTGTGTGTACTTCTGAGccctgtcccagaatgcccctcAATTGCCCCTGTTCCCCTAACATTTGCACGCGACTTTGCAAGGGTGCGCACATTCTCAATATTTCCAGGACAGCATCTACGCGTGTACGTGCtactttattcatttatttatttgtaagcttttatataccgaggtttagcgaaAGGCCCTCGCTCCGGTTTATAGGTATAACATATTATAGGCGTAATACTTCTATGTATAGATGCTGATTTTGCATGTGGAACACCCCCCATAACTCTTTGAAAACCACCCTGTGGAAGTATTTTGCACAACAAAACATGATTGTAGACCgtcaagcaacttgctgggcagagctATGCTTTTGCACAGTCTCAGAGATGGTAATATTCTGAGTGCATTTGATCACATCCatcttttaacagaaaatgaaTGTGTAAAGCCAGCTGCTGCAAATAGAAGCCCAGGACCCGACAGGTTTCTCCCATTGAGTGTCTGTCAGAAAAATGTGGCCCTGTGAGcctatttattcatttatcacttgaatttattacccacctttttgaatacaaaattcacccaaagtggtttacagcatCTTCAAATAGCAGCAATAAAACAGAGACTAAATGTAGTTTCACAATAGGAAAGgtgtaaaataaattaaaatagcaGCAAGAAAAATATAGGTAACGCATGTCGAACGCCCGAAACAACCGCTTGTTATGGTTTCTGCACTTTACTGAAAATAATATAGCTTTCTGAAAGAAGAAAATTTGTTATTAAAAATCCAACAGTCCATTTTCAGTACAGGAAGACCCACGGGCATTGTGCATTCTCAACCACAATCAGCTGCTTCTGAAATCCAATTCAGATATTttcttagagggtaattttacaaCTATGCGGGTAAGGGTAAGATCTGCATGCAATTTGTACTTGCAGAATTCACCCCATATTTGCAAAGTGAACTTATGTTCTTGGGTCTTAAAATTGGTATTCACACAAACTCACCCACAGAAAGTTACATCTGCTCATCACAGGGTGGAACCTGTGTGGGTGAACTTACATACTGATTTCTGAAACTGTCCCAACTCCACCCCAGCTCTACCCTTCAAGATGTCTATccccagtgcatgtaaaagtttGCACGAAAATTGGGTTACGTGCACTGAATCCTGGGCTAATTTATaacagccatttacatgcataaaattgtgtTGTATCTGCATCGgtgattttgaaaatcagacccttaaaATACTTACTGGGTGATCTGCATCCAGGTCAGAGCCATACATCAGAACGCGGTTTGCACATTTATCCAACTCTGAGATCTTTTTAGGGAACCAAGAACCATTCTCCATGTCTAggaagtatataaaaacaaatatagttTTGAAAGAATGGCTCGGAATACTACATATGCAATAGAGATTATGTTCTTCATAGTAATTATTATTCATTTTACAATTAATAAACATACTGAGCAATAAGAACATAACGGGAGATTTGCAGGTTGGAATGATGAGTCATCAATGAATTCTTCCAGTGTTTAGAAAGCTGGTAGGAAATACAAGGCTGATTTACTTACAAAATGATGATTATACAAGTGGTTTAAGTATAGAAATAAGATGTATGACTTAAGTATTCTTCTTGGCTCTTATTTCAAATATCTATAGGACTGTTTCGTGCAATATCAACATCAACTCATGAGAGACTGTCATCCAGGACCACAACAGATAGAGGAAGAGTTTGTTACTGAGATCTCAGCATTTCAAAATCGTACAAAAGCAACAAGAAGCAGAAAAATGGGAGCAACAAAAAATGGTGTGCTATGAACTAAATCAACAATCTCAGGCCATCCATTCCATTCGTAAAAATATGCCCAAGCTACAACAGAGTCTGTTGATCCTGATTCAGCCTCCTCTGTCATTTTTAGACCCACAAATAGGAGAATCATGGTCCTTGGCAGTGACAGTTGGATATCTCATGATGCTCCAATGTATTTACATACTGACTGAAACTGTGCGGTTTTATTGTCTAAAGGAACCTTAAGCTTTGCCCTATTCCTTATTAACAAAGATGCAATGAGCAAACATGAAAAAATAGAGACATCAGGTCACATTTCCATTTCATGTACAatgtttctcttcctttctcgCTTGACACCTACCATGGTCTTGCACACTGCAGTTGTCTGCTGGATTCATAGACACCACATTGACGTGAGATTTCAACAGCGGGAAGATCTTGTTCAGTTGTTCACAGTTGCTGTCACAATCCAGAAAGGTCTTAAACTCAGAGTCTTTTTCTCTTATGACTTTCTGGACTCAGTATGGATAAGATTCACGTGCTTCTCCTGTTGGTTACAAATGTGCACTTTGTTATATTTTTAGGTAGATAGTTTCCAGAAAGCTTACAGAAGCATAATAAAATGTATCTTATTGTGGCATACACTTGACTTTTAGTTCAGCTATTTTCTTGCTTCTTCAGAACATTAGGGTTAAAGAGTCTGAAATGTGCAGCGctatcaaatttatttatttatttatttatttaatatcttttatataccgacgaacgttgggaacatctcatcggtttacagagaacagaacttagcaacaggctttacatttgtcacatgattataataggaatagtagaaataacaataataacaaaaacaataacatacgaataatatggaagttatacaagtaataattaactaagtgggatacatgatagtggttagtcagaagaggggcagggagattctgctagatatgattgatatcaacatttgtaggaggaataaatttgtatatacaatggttgtcgaggaatatatacacgtttgtgagtaaaaatgttcttatttacagtAAGCTGTCTTGATAAATTTGCTTTCCGGGAAGCATAGTAGAAAGCTAATTGTTAGGCAAGATGGAAAGGGGtggttagggggtgggaaggaaaaaggggtggggggggggaagggaggagggaggttaggagttagggaggggggggggctagtgaatgtgtgaatgttagGTGTATGAGTGTCTAAAGAACTCAAATCACACAGTGACCTATGCAGAGGCAGATTAATGGGGGTAaggtggagaggggggggggtatcaGGTGCTCAAGTGCACTTCTTTAGGGA
Coding sequences within:
- the TPH1 gene encoding tryptophan 5-hydroxylase 1, with protein sequence MNPADNCSVQDHDMENGSWFPKKISELDKCANRVLMYGSDLDADHPGFKDNVYRKRRKYFADLAMSYKYGDPIPRIEFTEEEIKTWGTVFRELNKLYPTHACREYLKNLPLLSKHCGYREDNIPQLEDVSRFLKERSGFTIRPVAGYLSPRDFLAGLAFRVFHCTQYVRHSSDPLYTPEPDTCHELLGHVPLLAEPSFAQFSQEIGLASLGASDEAVQKLATCYFFTIEFGLCKQDGKLRVYGAGLLSSISELKHALSGNCKVKPFDPKITCKQEGLITTFQEVYFVSESFEEAKEKMREFAKTIKRPFGLKYNPYTQSVQILKDTKSITSVVCELRHELDIISDALSKMNKQLGV